TCCCCCTGCCTGCTTCCCTTCCGTGTGTTCCGCGTGTTCCGTGTGTTCCGTGGGCCATCCCCTCACCCCGTCTCGAGCTCCTTCCGCACCAGCGGCGCGACCTTCGTCCCGAGCAACACGATCGCCCGCATGATCTGCGCGTGCGTGAGCAGGCGGTTGTCGATCAGCACCGTCAGGCGGTCCAAGCCACCGAACCACCGGCTCTCCTGCACGATCTTCTCCGCCACGGCCTCGGGGCTGCCCACCAGCAACGCCCCCAGCTGACTGCACTGCGCGTCGAACTGCTCGCGCGTGGGCGCCGGCCAGCCGCGCTCGCGACCGATCCGGCCGAAGGCATCGCGGTAGGCGGGCCAGAAGGTCTCCGCCGCGTCCGACGTCGTGTCGGCCACGAAGCCGATGTTGTGGACGCCGACAAAGGCCTTCTCCGCCGGATGCCCCGCCTCCCGCCAGGTCGAGCGATACAGGTCCACCAACGGACGAAACTGCCGCGGCGAGCCGCCGATGATGGCCACGATGAGCGGCAGCCCGAGCCTGGCCGCGCGCACGACCGACTCCGGCGTGCCGCCGACGCCGATGAACACCGGCAGCGGATGCTGCAGCGGACGCGGATACACACCCTGCCCGGTCAGCGCCGCGCGGTGCTGACCCGACCAATGGACCTTCACCTGATCGCGCACCTTGAGCAGCAGGTCGAGCTTCTCGGCCGCCAGCGCCTCGTAGTCGTCGAGATCGAAGCCAAAGAGCGGGTAGGATTCGATGAACGAGCCGCGCCCCACGATGATCTCCGCCCGCCCCTGCGACACGAGGTCCACCGTGGCGAACTGCTGGAACACCCGCACCGGATCGTCGGAGCTGAGCACCGTCACCGCGCTGGCCAGCCGGATGCGCTTCGTCCGCGCCGCCGCCGCCGCCAGCAACACCGCCGGCGCCGAAGACACATAATCCGGCCGGTGGTGTTCGCCCACGCCGAAGACATCGAGCCCGACCTGATCGGCCAGCTCGATCTCCTCGAGCAGTTCCTGCACCCGCCGCGCATCCCCCGGAGGCCCCGGCTGCGCCGTCGCGACAAACGTATCCACGCCAATTTGCATCCGGGGGACATAGCCCTGCTTCCTCGAATTGGCCAGTCATCGCTTTGCCTGCTCCCGAGAATTGCCTGCGCTCGCGAATCCGAGATTGAAAACGAACAGCTTAACCTCCCTCATTTCTTCAAAAGACCAACTTACGCGTAAGCGGATCAACCCCGTCAGGGTAATGCCCTATGTTTATGAGCAGAAAGGAGCAATTTGCACTGATGTTTTTGCTGACTCTCGCGCAGACCAGCACAGCGAACGCACACATGCCTCATGTCGAGCCATGGAAAAATGTGACAGCCGTTAGTGTAGCTGGAGTCGCAGCATTTGTTATCCCCTTTCTGCTTCGCAAGAGAGTGAATAATGGTTTCGTAATGCTGGTGATTGGAGTGCTAACGTTTATTATCCTCTCAGCCGGAGGATTGTTTTTTAGCTTTGTATCCTCTTTCTAAGGCGAAAAGCCCCCGAAAGGGGCACATGCTTTACATTTTACCTCGGAGCTTCGCGAACTCCCTTAGGGCTTCCCGGCCGATCCAATGGGCGGAGGCGGACTCGGATTCTGTGAGGCGCTTGGCCAGGGCGGTGCAAGCCTTGCGGAGGCCGGGGCTTTGGAGGCCGACCATACGCAGGGCCCAGCTCACGCCTTTCTTCACGAAGTTGCGCTCGTCGGTCGCGCCGCGCTCGATCAGGGGCAGGTAACGGAGGAATTTTTCGTCGGGGATGCCGTCGTTGTGCGCGGCCACGCAGGCGAGCAACACGTAGCCGGCGCGGCATTGGAACTCGCCCTTCAGCTTCGTCCACGGTTCGATGCGGTCCCACGCGTGCGGGCTCTGTTCGAAGAGTTTGAAGCACACCGTGTCCACCACGCCCCAGTTGTCGAAATCCCGGCACCAACGGTCCATGAGCCTCGGCGTGAGCCGGTCGGCCTCGCCCACGAACGACGCCAGCAGCCGCGCCTCATAGACGTCGGTCGCCCACAGCGCCTCGGCCAGCGCTTGGTTTTTGCCGAGCCGTTTGCCGAGCTTCTGGATCTCCCCCACGCCCACACCCCAGGCCTTGTCGTTGGGCAGACCGTAACGGGCCATGCCGTCGCGCACCTTCGCGCTGCTCAGGCGTTTCAGTTCGGCGAGGGCTTCCTTGGCCCCGGTGGCGGGGTCACCGGTGAACAGGGCTGGTTTCTTCGCGGGCATGTTGGCTGTGATGCGATGAAATGCAGACCGAGCCAAGGCACTTTCAAGGCAGGTTAAACGCGGAGAGCGCGAAGGGCGCGGAGACGATCATTACCAAGGTCACCAAGGTGGCTCGCGTTGCTCTCAACGCGTTGGGCAAGTCACATGCTCAAACCAGCGTCTTGGAGACAAGCCGCTCCACCTCGACCGAAGCGCTGCGGTTCAAATTCAGTGATTCTTGTGGCTTTTCCTGCCCAGGAGAGACGCTGCCGAGCGGGCTGCATCAGGATGGGCCTACCACAGCACCCCCCGCTTCATCCCAGCCATCCTCGGCGGCCAGCTCGCGCACGCGGGTATCAATCTGCATCACGACGTCGGCCGCGTCGAGCCGACCCTGGCGTTCGAGGTCGTAGGCGAGGTCGGCCAGCTCGGTGCGCAGCCGGTCGAGCACGGTGGGCGCAGTGCAGACAGGAGAATCGGCGGGCATGGCGGGCGAATCGGGTCAGCCGGAGACCAGCACGTTGAAGCCGCCGAAGGTCATGCGGGCCATGTCGAAGGGCATCTTCTGCGGATCGCACATCGCGGCGAGACGGGAATCGGCCATGACCTTGGCGTTGACGCGGTCGCGGTGCGCACGGGAGCGGTAGCGGATGTAGGCGAAGACGACCGTCTCGGTCGGCTTGGTCTTGGCGAGTTTCTTGAACAGATCGCCGGGCACGCCCTTGGGTTGCGGCGAGGGGTCCATAACGCACTCCTGGTAGTCGAGTGCGCCGTGTTCGCGCCAAACCTTTGCGGCCTGGGTCGCGATCTTCTTGTAGAGCGCGAGTTTCTTGCGGGGGAGCGGGATGACAAATCCGTCAACATATTGGGCCATGGGGGGAGTCTCCTTGGGAATGGGTGGATGAGGGGTGGTTCAATCCCTCAACGAACGACCCGAACGCTTCCGGACACCGAGTTTGAGGAACCACTGATCAATTCCGCCAACGGCGGAATTTTAAGAATCCCCTCCGGCTAATCGCCTCCGTGATTGGTTCAAGGGGCCCGCTTATCGCGGGCATTTGATCCCGGTCTGCGATAAGCAGACCCCGCAGCTACTACCCCGAAGGCGATTAGCCGGAGGGCACACCGGAGATTCGCCTTTGGCGAATCTCATTAGTGGTTACCTCTAATCCGAAAAACCACCCAAACTCTGTCCTTCCGGCATGGGGCGCTTCGTCGTAGCCTGTGAACACCCAACCCTCTTCCCGTCATGAGCACGTCCCCCGCCCCCGCTTCCACGCCGTTCATGCTGATCTTCCGCAACACCGGCGCGGAGAACTACCGGCACCTTTCCGCCAGCCAGCAACAGGAACTGGTCGGACGCTGGAACGCTTGGTTCGAGAACCTCGTCAACCAGGGCAAGGCGACCATCGGCCAGCCCCTCGAAGATGCCACGCGGATTGTCGCGGGCCCCGGCGGCGCGCGCATCGTGGACGGCCCCTTTCCCGAGACCAAGGAAGCCGTTGGCGGCTTCGTGACCCTGCAGGTCAGCGGCCTCGCCGAAGCCACCGCCATCGCCCAGCGCCACCCCGGCCTCGACTACGGCATGCTGATCGAGGTCCGCGAGATGACCCCGCACTGCCACCTCGGCGTGAATACCAAGAGCGTGCCCGCCACGGCCTGAGCTTCTCGTGTCCAAGGATTCCCATGTAGGGTCGCCGCTTGCGGCGACTTCCGAGGTCGGCCCAAGGGCCGACCCTACAAAAACGGAGCCCACCCAGCCCGCTCTGCTGGTGGAGCACTTCTTCCGCCACGAGAAGGGCCGCCTGCACGGCGCGCTGGTGCGGTTGCTCGGCGTCCACAATCTCTCGCTCGCCGAGGATGTCGCCCAGGAGGCCATGCTCCGCGCGCTCCGCACCTGGTCCATGGGCGGCGTGCCCGCCAATCCCTCGGCGTGGATCACGCAGGTCGCGATGAACCTCGCCCGTGACGCCCTGCGTCACCGCAAGATGGCCACGGGCAAGGAGGCGGCGATCATCACCCATCACGAGCAGATGACCGCCCCGCTCCCCGTCGCCGGGGAGACCTCCCAAGAAATCCGCGACGACGCCCTGCGCCTGATGTTCGTCTGCGCCCACCCGGAGATCGCGCCCGACGCCCAGGTCATCCTCGCGCTGAAAATTCTCTGCGGTTTCAGCACCGGCGAAATCGCGCGCGCTTTCCTCGCCACCGAGGCGGCCATTGAAAAGCAGCTCACGCGCACCAAGCAACGCATCGCCGATGCCGGCATCGGCTACGAGCTGCCCGAGGGCGAGGACCTCGCCCCGCGGCTCGACGGCGTGCTCGCCGCGATCTACCTGCTCTTCAACGAAGGCTACAAGGCCTCCTCCGGCGACCGCCTGCTCCGCGAGGAACTTTGCCAGGAGGCCATCCGCCTCGCCGCGCTGATCATCACCCACCCCGCCGGCCGCGCCCCGCGCAGCCATGCCCTGCTCGCCCTGATGCTGCTGACCGCCGCCCGCTTTCCCGCCCGGCTCGACGAACAGGGCGGACTGCTCCGCCTCGACGACCAGGACCGTTCCAAATGGGACCAGCAGCTCATCGCGCAGGGCCTGATGCACCTCGGCCATGCTGCGCAAGGGACGGAGATCAGCGAATACCACCTGCAGGCCGGCATCGCCGCCCTGCACTGCCTCGCCCCGGATTACACCTCGACCGACTGGGAAAAAATCCTGCTGCACTACGACGAGCTGCTGCGCCTCAAGCCCTCGCCCGTCGTCGCGCTCAACCGTGCCGTCGCCGTGGCGCACCTGCACGGGCCACAAGCCGGCCTCGACACCATCGCCGCCATCCCGCAGCGCGAGAAGCTCGAGGGCCACTACCTGCTCTACACCGTGACCGGCGAACTGCACTGGCGGTTGCAAAACCACCAGGCCGCCGCGTGGAATTTCCGCAGGGCGCTCAGTCTCTCGCAGGTCGGTCCCGAGCAGGCTTACCTCGCGCGCATGATCGAGCGCAGCGGCGGCGCGCTTCCGGAGGCCGAGCGCTCGGCGGGGTGAGAACTTTATCGCTTCGTGTAGGTTCGGCCCTTGGGCCGACCTCAGCCGCGAAAGCGACGCATGCCGCGCTTGCGGCCGAGGTCGTCGCAAGCGACGACCCTACACTTGAAGTGGAGGGCCCATCTCCCGATGGGCCGCGGTCCCTCGACAGGCTCGGGACCTTGAGCCAGCCGAAACGGCTCAGCGGGAGCAGAGCCCTCCAAATAAAAAGGGCGGGATTAGGAGATCCCGCCCGACAAGAAAGCCAGCCCACGCGAAGCGCGGGCTCCACCTTCACTTCTTCAGCGTGGCGCAGAAGCGGGCGAGGCGCTCGACGCCCTTCTGGAGGACGGCGTCGCTCGTCGCGTAGCTGAGGCGCAGGTAGCCCTCGAGGCCGAAGGCCGAGCCGGGGACGGCGGCGACGCGCTCCTTCTCGAGGAGTTGGGCGCAGAAGTCGGCGTCCTTGAGGCCGAAGCTGGAAATGTTCGGGAAGAGATAGAACGCGCCCTGCGACAACAGGCAGGTGACACCGGGGATCTTGTTGAGCTCGGTGTGGAGGAACTTGCGGCGGCGGTCGAAGGCGTCGGTCATGACCTTCAGCGCGGCGGCAGTCTTCTCCTTCTCCTTGAGCGCGGCGAGCGCGCCGAACTGGGCGAAGGTCGTCACGTTGGAGGACATCTGGCTCTGGAGCTCGGCGATGGCCTTGGCGATGGGCAGCGGGGCCACGAGCGTGCCGATACGCCAGCCGGTCATCGAGTAGGTCTTGGAAAAGCCGGCCACGACGATCGTGCGCGCCTCGATCTCCGGGCTGAAGGTCGCCACGCAGGTCGGGGTGACGCCGTCATAGACGAGGTGTTCATACATCTCGTCGGAGAGGATGTAGAGGTTGTGCTTCAGCGCGACGGCGGCGATGGCCTGCAGCTCGGCGCGAGTATAGACGGCGCCGGTCGGGTTCGAAGGGGAATTAAGAATGAGCAGGCGGGTCTTCGGCGTGATGGCCGCCTCGAGCTGCGCGGGCGTGAGCTTGAAACCGGCCTTGTCGTCGCAGGCGACGTACTTCGGCACCGCGCCGGCGAGCTTCACCATCTCCGGGTAGGAGACCCAGAACGGCGCGGGGATGATGACCTCGTCGCCTGGCGAGCAGGTCGCGAGCACGGCGAGGTAGCAGGAAAACTTGCCACCCGGGGAGACGACGACCTGGGCGGGCACGACCTTGAGGCCGTATTCGGCAACGTAGCGGTCGGCGATGGCCTGGCGCAGCGGCTCGATGCCGGGCGTGGGCGCATACTTGGTCTTGCCGCCCTTGAGCGCGGCGATGCAGGCCTCCTTGATGTGCTCCGGGGTGTCGAAGTCGGGCTCGCCGGCGGCGAAACCGCAAACGTCCTCGCCCGCCGCGGCCAAGGCTTTGGCCTTGGCATCAATGGCGAGGGTCGGCGAAGGCGACACGTTGCGGGCCCAGACGGACAGAGGATGCGGAGTGCTCATGGAGGTATTGGGCGGGAGGTTTAAGGGAGCGCGCGGGACGAACGCAAGCCGACCGTTGGCCGGGGGGATGTCATAGGCGAAACTGTATCGGTGGAAGCGAGACCATCAGTCCCTGACCGGGTCCTGCCCGGAGGTGGAGCGACTTGACCCCAAGGCGCTGGTTCGGAGCGGCAGCACCGCAACGCGCCGGGGTCAGCGCGTTCCACCTTTCCGAACCTTCCGCTTCGGCGCGGGCTTCTTCTTCGCCGCCGGTTTCTTCCTGGAGGATTTCTTCTCCGGCTTCCGCTTGCGCTCCGGGCGCTTCGGCGCGGGGGCCAGCACGGATTCCGTCGGCGGCACCGGCGGCACCGCCGGGATTTCCAGCTGATTGACCGCGCCGCTCTCCAACTGCGGCAGATAGGCTTCGACCGCGGCCCGCACGAGCTGGCCGACGCTGGTGTGCTTGGCGCGGGCAATGCGACGGAGGTTTTGCCGGATCGCGGCGGGCAACCGCACGGAAATCAGCAACTGCGAGGGCTTCAGCACGATCACGTTGGCGAAATCGTAGCGCTCCAGGGCGGTGCGGATGATCGCGCTCACGGACTTGGCCTTGCCGTCGCGGACGGGCTCGCTGATCCGGTCGAGAAACTCGACCTCGAGCTGGATGGGGAACGGGCGGGAAGTTTGGTCGGCCATGGTCAGAAGCGGACGACCTTCTCGCCCGGCACCAGGGGCGCGGGGGTGGTCAGGGCGGACGGGCTGAAAACCTCGGCCGCCCAGTCCAAATCGAGGGCGGCGGCACGCACCGTGAAACGGGTCTTGTCGCGGGTGCGGTGGTCGCGCACGTCCACCGCCTTCACGAGCCATTGCTCGCCCACTTTCTTGAGGTCGAGCAGCGAGATCGACTTCAGCACGGTGTTGGCCCGGTCGAGCAGCTCCGCCTGCACCATCGCCTGAAACTGCGTGTCAATCAGCACGCGCACGCCGGTCAGCTCCGCCACGGGCAGGGCCTGTCCGACGGGCGGACGCAGGATGAAACTGTAGGTCGGACGCCCGCGCACGCGCGCCTGGCCCTCGTAGGTGAAATCCTTCCAGTAAAGGAAGGGCATCTGGAGATCGAAAACCGTGACCCCGGTGTCGGCGAGGGCCTGCCCGGGGGCGGCGGCTTCGACGACCTCACCGTTCACCGTCCACGCGGAAGGCTGCGGCCCGGCCTCGATCAGCCACGCGCCGTCACCGGTCGTGATGCGGGTCAGCGGTCCGGCCGCTCCCGGCGTGCCCAGTAGGGCGCCGGTCACGGTGCGCTCCGCGCCCTTGCGCGGCATGACCCGCAGCTCAAACGACAGCCAATAGTCGCCCGCGATCTGGGCCTGCCGGAACTCCGACAGGATGCGGGCGCCCTCGGCCTGATCGGCCTTGCCGGAGGCGGCCTTGTCCTGGGGCTGGCCGAACTTGTCGGCCTGCGCCGGGGCCGAGACGGCCCAGAGCAGGCCGACGGCCAATAAAAAAGCCCGGTGGTGAACCGGGCTTGAAAGCGTCTTACTTGTTTTCACCCGGCTGAGGCGTGGCGGGCTGGCTCGTGGCAGGCAGCTCGACCGTCGGCGCGGGGGCCGGCGTGGTCGCCGGAGCGTTGACGGTGGGCAGGGCGGCGTTTTCAGCGGCCCGATTCTTGGCCTGATGCACATTGGCCAGATAAAGTCCGAAGCTCAGGACAAAGAAGATGATAGCGCCCTTGATGGTCGCGCCGCTCAGCACGTTGTTGGTCTCGGCACCGAAGGCCGACTCCGTGGCGCCGCCGGCCATGGCCGCACCGATGCCGCCGTCGGTCTTCGCGCGCTGCATGAGCACGATCATCACCAAAAAGATGGATGTGAGGACCAGGATGAGGGTAAGGACGCCGATAACGATACTCATAAGGGAGCAGGACTTTCCGACTCAGACGGGCTTTGTCAACCAAAGTTCCGATTGGACGAGAACAGGCATCGAGGGGGAACCTGCGCACCGCCGCAGGTTATTGGCCGGCCGGTCTCCGCATCGGCCGCCAGAACGTCCGGAAACCGGGCTAGCCTCATTCCCGGCGCTTCGGCAGCTGGTGCCCGTGCTGCACCAAACCCTTCTTGCCGCGGTCGTTGAGCTTGTCCAAAACCGCGGCCAGTCGGCGTTTCCGTTCGTCGGTCTGGGCGAACATCTCCAGCTGGGTCCCCTGCTCCTCCACGTTGGAAAACCGGACGCTCACCAGCCGCAGCGGCCGGCGCTTGGTCCAGGCCGCCCGGAGCAACGCCCCCACCAGCGGGTAAAACGGCGCTTCCAGATCGGTCGCCTCGGTCAGGCTGCGGCCAGCCGTGCTGTTCTCCATGCCCGGGTAGCGGACCTTCACGGTCATGGTCTTCACCCGCTTCCCGTCGGCCCGGATGGCCGGCATGAGTTCGTCG
This DNA window, taken from Oleiharenicola lentus, encodes the following:
- a CDS encoding LLM class flavin-dependent oxidoreductase, with protein sequence MQIGVDTFVATAQPGPPGDARRVQELLEEIELADQVGLDVFGVGEHHRPDYVSSAPAVLLAAAAARTKRIRLASAVTVLSSDDPVRVFQQFATVDLVSQGRAEIIVGRGSFIESYPLFGFDLDDYEALAAEKLDLLLKVRDQVKVHWSGQHRAALTGQGVYPRPLQHPLPVFIGVGGTPESVVRAARLGLPLIVAIIGGSPRQFRPLVDLYRSTWREAGHPAEKAFVGVHNIGFVADTTSDAAETFWPAYRDAFGRIGRERGWPAPTREQFDAQCSQLGALLVGSPEAVAEKIVQESRWFGGLDRLTVLIDNRLLTHAQIMRAIVLLGTKVAPLVRKELETG
- a CDS encoding DNA alkylation repair protein, which translates into the protein MPAKKPALFTGDPATGAKEALAELKRLSSAKVRDGMARYGLPNDKAWGVGVGEIQKLGKRLGKNQALAEALWATDVYEARLLASFVGEADRLTPRLMDRWCRDFDNWGVVDTVCFKLFEQSPHAWDRIEPWTKLKGEFQCRAGYVLLACVAAHNDGIPDEKFLRYLPLIERGATDERNFVKKGVSWALRMVGLQSPGLRKACTALAKRLTESESASAHWIGREALREFAKLRGKM
- a CDS encoding DUF1428 domain-containing protein, translating into MAQYVDGFVIPLPRKKLALYKKIATQAAKVWREHGALDYQECVMDPSPQPKGVPGDLFKKLAKTKPTETVVFAYIRYRSRAHRDRVNAKVMADSRLAAMCDPQKMPFDMARMTFGGFNVLVSG
- a CDS encoding YciI family protein; this translates as MSTSPAPASTPFMLIFRNTGAENYRHLSASQQQELVGRWNAWFENLVNQGKATIGQPLEDATRIVAGPGGARIVDGPFPETKEAVGGFVTLQVSGLAEATAIAQRHPGLDYGMLIEVREMTPHCHLGVNTKSVPATA
- a CDS encoding RNA polymerase sigma factor, with protein sequence MSKDSHVGSPLAATSEVGPRADPTKTEPTQPALLVEHFFRHEKGRLHGALVRLLGVHNLSLAEDVAQEAMLRALRTWSMGGVPANPSAWITQVAMNLARDALRHRKMATGKEAAIITHHEQMTAPLPVAGETSQEIRDDALRLMFVCAHPEIAPDAQVILALKILCGFSTGEIARAFLATEAAIEKQLTRTKQRIADAGIGYELPEGEDLAPRLDGVLAAIYLLFNEGYKASSGDRLLREELCQEAIRLAALIITHPAGRAPRSHALLALMLLTAARFPARLDEQGGLLRLDDQDRSKWDQQLIAQGLMHLGHAAQGTEISEYHLQAGIAALHCLAPDYTSTDWEKILLHYDELLRLKPSPVVALNRAVAVAHLHGPQAGLDTIAAIPQREKLEGHYLLYTVTGELHWRLQNHQAAAWNFRRALSLSQVGPEQAYLARMIERSGGALPEAERSAG
- a CDS encoding pyridoxal phosphate-dependent aminotransferase; its protein translation is MSTPHPLSVWARNVSPSPTLAIDAKAKALAAAGEDVCGFAAGEPDFDTPEHIKEACIAALKGGKTKYAPTPGIEPLRQAIADRYVAEYGLKVVPAQVVVSPGGKFSCYLAVLATCSPGDEVIIPAPFWVSYPEMVKLAGAVPKYVACDDKAGFKLTPAQLEAAITPKTRLLILNSPSNPTGAVYTRAELQAIAAVALKHNLYILSDEMYEHLVYDGVTPTCVATFSPEIEARTIVVAGFSKTYSMTGWRIGTLVAPLPIAKAIAELQSQMSSNVTTFAQFGALAALKEKEKTAAALKVMTDAFDRRRKFLHTELNKIPGVTCLLSQGAFYLFPNISSFGLKDADFCAQLLEKERVAAVPGSAFGLEGYLRLSYATSDAVLQKGVERLARFCATLKK
- a CDS encoding outer membrane lipoprotein-sorting protein — encoded protein: MAVGLLWAVSAPAQADKFGQPQDKAASGKADQAEGARILSEFRQAQIAGDYWLSFELRVMPRKGAERTVTGALLGTPGAAGPLTRITTGDGAWLIEAGPQPSAWTVNGEVVEAAAPGQALADTGVTVFDLQMPFLYWKDFTYEGQARVRGRPTYSFILRPPVGQALPVAELTGVRVLIDTQFQAMVQAELLDRANTVLKSISLLDLKKVGEQWLVKAVDVRDHRTRDKTRFTVRAAALDLDWAAEVFSPSALTTPAPLVPGEKVVRF
- the secG gene encoding preprotein translocase subunit SecG — encoded protein: MSIVIGVLTLILVLTSIFLVMIVLMQRAKTDGGIGAAMAGGATESAFGAETNNVLSGATIKGAIIFFVLSFGLYLANVHQAKNRAAENAALPTVNAPATTPAPAPTVELPATSQPATPQPGENK